From the Anguilla rostrata isolate EN2019 chromosome 5, ASM1855537v3, whole genome shotgun sequence genome, the window GATATGAGTAGTGTAATGCCTGATTGGGAAATAGCTTTGTTTTTTGGATTTGTGGTTATATCTACTTGTGTATGTTGTATGAACAGAACTTGTGTGATGTTTTGGtgatatacaatatatatcTCAATATTTCATGTAAATAAACAAAGCTTTTATAAGATGATCAGTAAAgaggtttgttttaaaaacttttgaCATTTGACATCagtctttcagttttttttcagaaaatcagACAGGGTACCCCTGTACCCCTATATTAGACATTTATGCTACACAGAGCTGGGTGAGAATACTCAAATGTGTGTTACACAAATGGAGAACACTGACAGATGCGGAACACTGACTCCAAATAGGGGTTTCCGAAGTGTTTTGGGAGCGGAGCTGCGGTGGTTAGTTCCTCTCCTGTGCGGTTCTGCAGGTGACCTGTACGGCACGCTGGGCTCCCCGGTGCGGCTGGCGCGGACGGTGGTGGTGGGGAAGCGGCGGGAGCTGGTCCAGCGGGTGCTCTACGTGCTCACCTACTTCATCCGCTGCTCGGACCTGCAGGAGAACGTGCAGCGGGCCCAGGGCGGGGCCGAGAGGGACGCCGCCGCGGCCGGGATCACCACCACGCTGGAGCGGGGCGAGGTGGAGGAGTCCGAGTACGTGGTGGTCTCCGTGCGGAGCGAGCAGGCCGAGGGGGAGAAGGGCGGGGCCGCAGAGGACGGTCACGGTCAGGCCCAgaaggacagccaatcagagagacccgacgaggaggaggaggaggaggccacgCCGCCTCCCGCTGCCCCCCGCAGTCCCGTGCCGGGGGTGGGGCAGGAGCAAACGGAGGAGGCGTTGCCCCCCGCCCCGTTGGGGGAGAGGCCCTGTCCCAGACTCTTGCCCCAGGAGAGCCCACTCCTGCACAGGGTCAAGTTCCAGATCGGGAGCTCGGAGTCGCCGGACTCGGACCTGGAGTCCCGGCAGAGGGAGGTGGACAGGAGCTACTGCTGCTTTAGGGACGGCCTGGCGGAGGAGTCCGAGACGGAGGCGGAGCCTGAGGACGCCGcgcccaagccccgcccacagcgtGGCGACTGCCGTGCCGGGGCACACGGTGGCCTGGTGGGGGGCTGGACTGAGGGGTTGGGGGGCCAAATGGAGGGCAGAACTGAGGGGTTGGGGGACCTGGTGGAGGGCAGGACTGAGGGGTCAGGCTTCGCAGAGAAGCCCCGTTCTCAGGGACAGAGCGCAGTGCGTGTTCTGGCAGACAGGGCGGCGCCAGTGAGGATTTGCCCGGGGTGGTGTGCTCCCTATGGGAGCGGGGGCAGGAAGCTGCCCCTCAGGCTGCAGGCGGACATCCGGCGGAACGAGAGTTCGGACAGCGCCCTGGGGGACAGCGACGAGGAGGAGGTCACGGCAGAGCAGTCACCCCGACAGGAGCAGCTCCAAGAGGAGCAGGAGCTTCCGCTGCTCAGGTAACCTCACCTTACAGCTTCAGTACTGCTCAGGTAGCCTCACCTTACAGCTTCAGTACTGCTCAGGTAACCTCACCTTACAGCTTCAGCTGCTCAGGTAACCTCACCTTACAGCTTCAGCTGCTCAGATAACCTCACCTTACAGCTTCAGTACTGCTCAGGTAACCTCACCTTACAGCTTCAGTACTGCTCAGGTAACCTCACCTTACAGCTTCAGTACTGCTCAGGTAACCTCACCTTACAGCTCAGTGCTCAGGTAACTCACCTACAGTTCAGCTGCTCAGGTAACCTCACTCAGCTTCGCTGCTCGGTAACCTACCTTAAGCTTCGCTGCTCAGGTAACCTCACCTTTGCAGTGCTCGGAACACTGAGGCAAGCTTCCACAGCAACTCAGGTAACTTACGGTTTCAGCTTCAGCTTATAACACTGCTGGGCTGTGGGCAGGGAACAGAAGATCCAAACAGCAAGTATATACACAAACCAGGAGCTAATACACTATGGCTCTCAGCCATGGATTAAGCTACACCTCTGCCTGCAGGGgtcatgtgtaaaaatgtgagaCAGGCCTGGTTCTGTGTCTAGAGTGGAGACTGCAGTGACTGGAAGACTGAGGAAGTTTCATATGTTGGTATGTTTTGGTTATTCTGTTGAAACCTCAGATCCCAGAAAATTTTCTGATCTTATCAGCACGTCAAAAGTTAAAAACGATTTTCAATGCTCATGAGAGCCAGGTTCTTGAGGCAGTGTCTCGGTACGATTTGTTCTGcagtaaatttaatttattaaattggtatttcctttttaaattttttttttctctttttttctttaggaCGGAAACAGTCAGCAGGCCAGATGTGAACAATTTCGGCAGGTCTCTGTTTGGGGGCTACTGTCCCCAGTACATGCCGGACTTCGTTCTGCACGGGACCAGCTCCGACGAGAGGCTCAAGCAGTGTCTGCTGGCAGATCTGGAACACACCGTGCTGGTGAgcccttcatcatcatcatcatcatcatcatcatcatcgtcatcatgcACTTCTGTCACTTCTGTTTCTCTTGACGGTTATAGGACATGCTTGAAATCCTTTCCGTATTCcatatccaatgtttttattttagccaaaCTTTTACTTTATTGCTACTGTGTGAAACGCTTTCTTGCAGTTAATTGTTATGTTTTGGTattcgtttttttgttgttttacttctgtaaagcatttttttctccatgccGTGTATGAAAGGTGTTAATAAACTCCTCCTCCTTCCGCTTCTTCGTCTTTTCCCTGTTCTTAtcgttcttcttcttctgcttcctctcctgcttctctgattggttgtcCCCTGCAGCACCCGGCCCTGGATGAGCCAATCGCGGAGGCCGTGTGCATCATCGCTGACACGGACAGGCTGAGCGTCCAGGTGGCCACCAGCCAGCGCAGGACCACCGACCCCGGCAAACTGGGCAAGGAGGTGCTGGTGTCCAGCCTGGTGACCCACCTCCTGCATTccctgctgcagctctacaAGCTTCACGTGTCTCCTGACTTTGTaagcattattttatatttaataaaacaggGGCGGCAGCGTAGTAAGgcgttggtcttgtaacctgaaggtcacgtgttcaattccctggtaggacgctgccgttgagcaaggtacttaacctgcattgcttcagtatatatccagctgtgtaaatggatgcagtgtcaatgtaaatgctgtgtaaaaaatgttgtgtaagtcgctctggataagaacgtctgctaaatgcctgtaatgtaaaaacatcttttctgtcattttatccGAACGTAGCCGACTGTGATGGTAATAGTTACAGGATATAGCCGTCCGTGTGACGCCTGTGTGAAGGCTTCTTGGCTCAAATTGTTgtgttgtggtttttttcctttctccagTGTATCATGCATCTGGAGGATCGGCTACAGGAAGTGTACTTCAAAAGCAGGATGCTGGCAGAGTATTTAAAGGGACAGACCCGGGTCCACGTGAAGGAACTTGGTGTAGTCCTGGggtaggtcaaaggtcaaggctCTTGCGTCTGTAGTGTACAAAAGACAGACTTTGTGGACAGTTTGTCCTGAAAGCGTTTTTTTTGTCACtgcagtcaaataaaaaattgactGTGAAGGTAAAGCTGGTGCATTTATATTACATCAGTGTAACAGAGTAATCTTTAGGGCACTGAGGAAAAATCACAACTGGGAAAGGTTTTGCCTGTTTCCTAAGTGTTCTTTTATTACGTTTGTTATATCTGCCCCATTTGAAACTCTGCCGTTTCACTTCTACTGAAGGCTCACCcttaataaaagagaaaaagattaaaatgctgCTGTGTTGTACTTGCGCTACATATTGTTGTGGGGAAAATTGCCACCCAGCTGGCTGAAATGAAAGATAGATGTGAAATCGCTCGTGTCGGTCTCTTGTTTGAATGATAAGTGCCCTGCTGGTGACAGTCTGAATTTAGATAGatggcactttatttctcccCGTGGGGAAATCTGCTGGGAATTTTATTGGGATTTCTCCACTGGGGATCAATGAAGAGTGCTTTTGGCACAATCTCACATGCTGAGACATGGCGGTTGCTTGTATAAgctgtctgtggcagttgcttgtatacgctgtctgtggcagttgcttgtataagctgtctgtggcagttgcttgtatacgctgtctgtggcagttgcttgtatacgctgtctgtggcagttgcttgtatacgctgtctgtggcagttgcTTGTATACGCTCTCTGTGGCAGTTGCTTGTATAAGCTGTCTGTAGCAGTTGCTTGTATAAgctgtctgtggcagttgcTCGTTTACGCTGTCTGTGGCGGTCGCTTGTATACgctgtctgtggcagttgcTCGTATAAgctgtctgtggcagttgcTTGTATAGGCTCTCTGTGGCAGTTGCTTGTATACgctgtctgtggcagttgcttgtatacgctgtctgtggcagttgcTGGTATAAGCTCTCTGTGGCAGTTGCTGGTATAAGCTCTCTGTGGCAGTTGCTTGTATAAgctgtctgtggcagttgcttgtatacgctgtctgtggcagttgcttgtataagctgtctgtggcagttgcTTGTATACGCTGTCTGTGGCGTCGCTTGTATACGCTGTCTGTGGCGGTTGCTTGTATACgctgtctgtggcagttgcttgtataagctgtctgtggcagttgcttgtatacgctgtctgtggcagttgcttgtataggctgtctgtggcagttgcttgtatacgctgtctgtggcagttgcttgtatacgctgtctgtggcagttgcttgtataagctgtctgtggcagttgcttgtataagctgtctgtggcagttgcttgtataagctgtctgtggcagttgcttgtatacgctgtctgtggcagttgcttgtataagctgtctgtggcagttgcTTGTATACGCTGTCTGTGGCGGTCGCTTGTATACGCTGTCTGTGGCGGTTGCTTGTATACgctgtctgtggcagttgcttgtataagctgtctgtggcagttgcttgtatacgctgtctgtggcagttgcTGGTATAAGCTCTCTGTGGCAGTTGCTGGTATAAGCTCTCTGTGGCAGTTGCTTGTATAAgctgtctgtggcagttgcttgtatacgctgtctgtggcagttgcTTGTATAAGCTGTCTGTAGCAGTTGCTCGTATACgctgtctgtggcagttgcTCGTATACgctgtctgtggcagttgcTCGTATACGCTGTCTGTGGCAGTTTCTCGTATAAGCTCTCTGTGGCAGTTGCTTGTATAAGCTCTCTGTAGCAGTTGCTCGTATACgctgtctgtggcagttgcttgtatacgctgtctgtggcagttgcttgtataagctgtctgtggcagttgcttgtataagctgtctgtggcagttgcTGGTATAAgctgtctgtggcagttgcTTGTATGGGCTCTCTGGCAGTTGCTTGTATACgctgtctgtggcagttgcttgtatacgctgtctgtggcagttgcttgtatacgctgtctgtggcagttgcTCGTATACGCTCTCTGTAGCAGTTGCTCGTATAAGCTTTCTTATAGCCACCCACACGACTGCCGCTTTCTGTTTCAGGATCGAATCCAACGACCTCCCGCTTTTGGCCGCCGTGGCGAGCACGCATTCGCCGTACGTGGCCCAGATCCTACTGTGAGCTGGAGcatcaggccccgccccctcccgccagGCCACGCCCCTACACCATGCCTCGCCCTACGAGGAACCGCTCTTCCCACATTAACTGTCTTCACCctcagaggacagagaggatgaCGAGCTCATATTCGGTGTGggggatccccccccccccctccccccacacacacgtgggACACGGGACATTGGAGCAAACCCAGCGCCTGCTTGcattgaagcaaaaaaaaaaactgaattcaagtacagtaaaaaaaaaaaaagacaattgaTTCAGTCTTGGACTAGCAATTAACATGGAACGCTGGGTGGTCGTTATATAAGCTGATATTGCtcgttttaattttctttttgtatctgtgatattttttcatgtttttatacaAAGGGATGAAACTTCTAAGAAAGGTGTTTTAAGGGAAAGAGCTGTTTGAGTAAACGTTTACATGAGGTGAGAATCTGGTATCTTACAGTACATATTAGGCTGACACTAATGGTCTGTTATGCCATtcttaatttcttttctttccgaTAAGTCGAGTGTTAATgtctgcacaaaaaaatgtcacaattcTGTATGCTTAATGATGtcttaatttgtatttttttgcagctttttttttttttgggttcttGTTTGAAAATCAACTTGATAACACGAGCAGTCTTTACATTTCCTTGGGCATTTAATGAAATGCGGATCATCGAGCTTAAGAATGCTGAACGgtaaacttattttattttaacctttttcTTGGACgcaaatgcagtttaaaaaaaacaaaaatggattcCGTATTCCAGAAGCAAGTTGTGTTTGGGTCTGTGCTGTCAGAGGCCAGGTAGACAGGTAGACAGCACCTGAAGCTGCTGACCTTCCCCTTCAGCTGACGGGCACCCTGGATGGCCCTGTCCGTGTGTTGTTATGGAAACAGCATTTGCATTATAAACCACGCCCCCCTCAGTCAGGCGGGGCAAATGGACATGTACCTGCTTCCTAAGGCAACACTTCCACTGTGAGCATGAGAGGGAAGGACGCGATCACTGACCGATTTAAACCAATCGTTTTGCTCCGCCGTCGAGAGCAAAGTCTTTTGATTGGTCCAAGTGTGTCTGATTGACAGCTTACTGTGGTGCTGCCCACTTTGGGATTCATGAAACCTCACTCTTCCACCACTACTGTGGGGGAATGGAGCTTCGCTCCGTCTGCTTTTATACAGGGATTCAAAACGGTTTCCAAACAGACAAATGAAAACTCAGAAAACCATCCAGCTAGCTGGGCTTTtgtattgtttatatttatggCTTATTTCATGTACAAtttcctggagaaaaaaaaagaagtttttttcagaattacaGTCATAGTACAAACTTCATTaacatttttcccaaaaaattgctggcttttattattgttgattcttgaaaacaaattaagaatagctgttctttttttttttaaccttttttgtcttatttcgCTTTGTTTACACTAAACCCTACCTCAGTTGGCAGGATTCGAACCCGTCTTATCTCGTCTGAAGGCTTGAGCCTCTTTATGAGACGCTCGTTTCCTCCCCAAGGTTCCATTTCCTGTCGTGTAaaagggggcggagcagagCACTCTGGAACGGTCCGCGGTGCTGCGAGATGCGGTCCCTCACTGTGTTAGCGTGtatgtggtgcaggtgtgtgtggagcggGGTCAGCCAGCTGTTCtgcgctgcagtgtgtgtatggagaAGCGTGCTCACGGGGCCTCATTCGAGAACATGCCTGTGTCGTGCCTGTGACGCTCATTCCTTGTATCTTTTCGTTTCGTTCAGTATTGCTTCGTGATGTTTCAAGGCAAACACACGGCACGTTTAATAAACGAAGGTAATTTGAATTACAACGACGGTTTAACTGTTTTGGTTGTCGTTGTTTGCTTTCCATCTGAAAAAGGGTTAAGAGTCAGCATTGGCTCAGTTTTGATCCCTGTTTCAATCGTCAAAGGTTCATTTCCCATACAGTTCCAAGTGCCAGAAATTTGCAACAGTGAGGACAAAAGATCAGCGATGCACTAAATTAATTTGGAATTCTGCACAGATCTTATGACCAGTGATGAATTTTAACGGTTCCCTTTATTCCACATTcaatttactgtatattactgcaGTTCCATGTAATGCTCATTATGACCACCAGGTGTAGCTGTGGTTGTAGCACAGGGCCCTGGATAACGTAGAAGTGCACTAATGGAACAACTCAGGTCCGTGCTGAATGGACACTCTTTGCCCAAACAATGATATGCTTCAGCTCACATTAACTGCCGTACAGAAGCACTTAACTTGAAGACTATCACTTCAGTGCACCGGGCTGTGTTCGAACCGTTGACTTATAGTGCTGCTGGATGAACTTACATTTATCtgatgcttttatccaaggGCAACTTATGTGGCTTTCATACTGTAGATTTATAGAGATGGACATTTTCCAAATTCAGGTTAAGAGAATTTGGAATTGAAGCAGCAACCTATCAGTTGGCATCTTGGTGGTCTAACCATTATGTTACACTGCCACCCCGTGCATCATACAGAAATACACCACACTGGAGCCCAGTAATTATAGTTTTAAGCCGTGTTTAGTCTCTGCGTTCTCTCTTTGTCGAGATTAATTGGCAAAACCTTTAATGTATCCTAATGTAATTTTGTAAATGCTATTCCACATATGACCATTTGAGGGCACTGTAGTACAAGCCATTGAAGACAGAGGACTCCATGCATCAGCAGTTGACAGAAATCTGACGCAaggaacatttacatttttacattttggcatttaccATTTTCTTATATCATTCAATGGTATTTCCCTTTTCGTGGACAAttgaaattatttccattttcaagATGTTCTTATCCAAAGGGACTTGCACAGTTCGCAGTTTTTTtgacatgcagtccatttatacagctgaatattttcataagCATTTCAGGACCTTGTTCAAATGTACCATAGCAGCACCACATTTGAGAACTAAACTCAGTTTACTAGCATGAAGGATTATGGACGATCTcaaa encodes:
- the fnip2 gene encoding folliculin-interacting protein 2 isoform X6; the encoded protein is MLGEMMFGSVAMSYRGSTLKIHYIRSPPQLMISKVFSTRVGSTASSSSTLQDSFEYIQQESGKSCPSQSGLTSQSGSSIGAASLYRAGVPPPAPPAPPAVPLRLIRSASFFAAHSTPVDMPSRGHSEDRDSGIARSASLSSLLVTPLPSPGSSLSSGCASSYQRRWLRSQTTSLENGPMPRWSIEETFSLSDESCSSNPAMVRRKKIAVSIVFSLPEKEEENKSFQEFFFSHFPLFESHMNKLKTAIEKAMILCRKIAESSQRVQVYLCRVMDALGEFRTTVWNLYMAPRITEPVWLTMVSQSAEKSPLCQRFLRELTALTENTAKSQFLSSLLTAVLTYHLAWVPTVMPNDHPPIKSFAGKHTSLSVDMLAKSHPYNPLWAQLGDLYGTLGSPVRLARTVVVGKRRELVQRVLYVLTYFIRCSDLQENVQRAQGGAERDAAAAGITTTLERGEVEESEYVVVSVRSEQAEGEKGGAAEDGHGQAQKDSQSERPDEEEEEEATPPPAAPRSPVPGVGQEQTEEALPPAPLGERPCPRLLPQESPLLHRVKFQIGSSESPDSDLESRQREVDRSYCCFRDGLAEESETEAEPEDAAPKPRPQRGDCRAGAHGGLVGGWTEGLGGQMEGRTEGLGDLVEGRTEGSGFAEKPRSQGQSAVRVLADRAAPVRICPGWCAPYGSGGRKLPLRLQADIRRNESSDSALGDSDEEEVTAEQSPRQEQLQEEQELPLLRTETVSRPDVNNFGRSLFGGYCPQYMPDFVLHGTSSDERLKQCLLADLEHTVLHPALDEPIAEAVCIIADTDRLSVQVATSQRRTTDPGKLGKEVLVSSLVTHLLHSLLQLYKLHVSPDFCIMHLEDRLQEVYFKSRMLAEYLKGQTRVHVKELGVVLGIESNDLPLLAAVASTHSPYVAQILL
- the fnip2 gene encoding folliculin-interacting protein 2 isoform X5 — translated: MTQITDPWSYPASTLHHGHTAKPNGTRSVPVKRYIMAPTLLQRLFCKKANAASSRDYKGPDLCWASSELDLNQIRLIVYQDCERRGRQVLFDSKAIRKLDGSDPYTRPASDVNMLGEMMFGSVAMSYRGSTLKIHYIRSPPQLMISKVFSTRVGSTASSSSTLQDSFEYIQQESGKSCPSQSGLTSQSGSSIGAASLYRAGVPPPAPPAPPAVPLRLIRSASFFAAHSTPVDMPSRGHSEDRDSGIARSASLSSLLVTPLPSPGSSLSSGCASSYQRRWLRSQTTSLENGPMPRWSIEETFSLSDESCSSNPAMVRRKKIAVSIVFSLPEKEEENKSFQEFFFSHFPLFESHMNKLKTAIEKAMILCRKIAESSQRVQVYLCRVMDALGEFRTTVWNLYMAPRITEPVWLTMVSQSAEKSPLCQRFLRELTALTENTAKSQFLSSLLTAVLTYHLAWVPTVMPNDHPPIKSFAGKHTSLSVDMLAKSHPYNPLWAQLGDLYGTLGSPVRLARTVVVGKRRELVQRVLYVLTYFIRCSDLQENVQRAQGGAERDAAAAGITTTLERGEVEESEYVVVSVRSEQAEGEKGGAAEDGHGQAQKDSQSERPDEEEEEEATPPPAAPRSPVPGVGQEQTEEALPPAPLGERPCPRLLPQESPLLHRVKFQIGSSESPDSDLESRQREVDRSYCCFRDGLAEESETEAEPEDAAPKPRPQRGDCRAGAHGGLVGGWTEGLGGQMEGRTEGLGDLVEGRTEGSGFAEKPRSQGQSAVRVLADRAAPVRICPGWCAPYGSGGRKLPLRLQADIRRNESSDSALGDSDEEEVTAEQSPRQEQLQEEQELPLLRTETVSRPDVNNFGRSLFGGYCPQYMPDFVLHGTSSDERLKQCLLADLEHTVLHPALDEPIAEAVCIIADTDRLSVQVATSQRRTTDPGKLGKEVLVSSLVTHLLHSLLQLYKLHVSPDFCIMHLEDRLQEVYFKSRMLAEYLKGQTRVHVKELGVVLGIESNDLPLLAAVASTHSPYVAQILL
- the fnip2 gene encoding folliculin-interacting protein 2 isoform X3 → MTQITDPWSYPASTLHHGHTAKPNGTRSVPVKRYIMAPTLLQRLFCKKANAASSRDYKGPDLCWASSELDLNQIRLIVYQDCERRGRQVLFDSKAIRKLDGSDPKSGEEAQAKAQGRCYQASRSGACTINTPGTSGDRDPPPSYQYTRPASDVNMLGEMMFGSVAMSYRGSTLKIHYIRSPPQLMISKVFSTRVGSTASSSSTLQDSFEYIQQESGKSCPSQSGLTSQSGSSIAHSTPVDMPSRGHSEDRDSGIARSASLSSLLVTPLPSPGSSLSSGCASSYQRRWLRSQTTSLENGPMPRWSIEETFSLSDESCSSNPAMVRRKKIAVSIVFSLPEKEEENKSFQEFFFSHFPLFESHMNKLKTAIEKAMILCRKIAESSQRVQVYLCRVMDALGEFRTTVWNLYMAPRITEPVWLTMVSQSAEKSPLCQRFLRELTALTENTAKSQFLSSLLTAVLTYHLAWVPTVMPNDHPPIKSFAGKHTSLSVDMLAKSHPYNPLWAQLGDLYGTLGSPVRLARTVVVGKRRELVQRVLYVLTYFIRCSDLQENVQRAQGGAERDAAAAGITTTLERGEVEESEYVVVSVRSEQAEGEKGGAAEDGHGQAQKDSQSERPDEEEEEEATPPPAAPRSPVPGVGQEQTEEALPPAPLGERPCPRLLPQESPLLHRVKFQIGSSESPDSDLESRQREVDRSYCCFRDGLAEESETEAEPEDAAPKPRPQRGDCRAGAHGGLVGGWTEGLGGQMEGRTEGLGDLVEGRTEGSGFAEKPRSQGQSAVRVLADRAAPVRICPGWCAPYGSGGRKLPLRLQADIRRNESSDSALGDSDEEEVTAEQSPRQEQLQEEQELPLLRTETVSRPDVNNFGRSLFGGYCPQYMPDFVLHGTSSDERLKQCLLADLEHTVLHPALDEPIAEAVCIIADTDRLSVQVATSQRRTTDPGKLGKEVLVSSLVTHLLHSLLQLYKLHVSPDFCIMHLEDRLQEVYFKSRMLAEYLKGQTRVHVKELGVVLGIESNDLPLLAAVASTHSPYVAQILL
- the fnip2 gene encoding folliculin-interacting protein 2 isoform X4, with amino-acid sequence MKIKRSRKSSFVAGFSQVVPVYGSWASSELDLNQIRLIVYQDCERRGRQVLFDSKAIRKLDGSDPKSGEEAQAKAQGRCYQASRSGACTINTPGTSGDRDPPPSYQYTRPASDVNMLGEMMFGSVAMSYRGSTLKIHYIRSPPQLMISKVFSTRVGSTASSSSTLQDSFEYIQQESGKSCPSQSGLTSQSGSSIGAASLYRAGVPPPAPPAPPAVPLRLIRSASFFAAHSTPVDMPSRGHSEDRDSGIARSASLSSLLVTPLPSPGSSLSSGCASSYQRRWLRSQTTSLENGPMPRWSIEETFSLSDESCSSNPAMVRRKKIAVSIVFSLPEKEEENKSFQEFFFSHFPLFESHMNKLKTAIEKAMILCRKIAESSQRVQVYLCRVMDALGEFRTTVWNLYMAPRITEPVWLTMVSQSAEKSPLCQRFLRELTALTENTAKSQFLSSLLTAVLTYHLAWVPTVMPNDHPPIKSFAGKHTSLSVDMLAKSHPYNPLWAQLGDLYGTLGSPVRLARTVVVGKRRELVQRVLYVLTYFIRCSDLQENVQRAQGGAERDAAAAGITTTLERGEVEESEYVVVSVRSEQAEGEKGGAAEDGHGQAQKDSQSERPDEEEEEEATPPPAAPRSPVPGVGQEQTEEALPPAPLGERPCPRLLPQESPLLHRVKFQIGSSESPDSDLESRQREVDRSYCCFRDGLAEESETEAEPEDAAPKPRPQRGDCRAGAHGGLVGGWTEGLGGQMEGRTEGLGDLVEGRTEGSGFAEKPRSQGQSAVRVLADRAAPVRICPGWCAPYGSGGRKLPLRLQADIRRNESSDSALGDSDEEEVTAEQSPRQEQLQEEQELPLLRTETVSRPDVNNFGRSLFGGYCPQYMPDFVLHGTSSDERLKQCLLADLEHTVLHPALDEPIAEAVCIIADTDRLSVQVATSQRRTTDPGKLGKEVLVSSLVTHLLHSLLQLYKLHVSPDFCIMHLEDRLQEVYFKSRMLAEYLKGQTRVHVKELGVVLGIESNDLPLLAAVASTHSPYVAQILL